The DNA region CGCGGGCGTTGGAGAGGTCGAAGACGGAGCCGACGCCGGCGTGGCCGGTGCCTTCGATGAGGGTGAAATCTTTTTCCCAGGAGACGCGGTCGAAGGCGCGGCAGATTTTATCCTCGAGCTCGGCGAGCATGGTATCCGGCTGCTTGAGGAAGCGGCGGGTGAAGGTGCCGTCGATGGTGACGGGGCTCATGCTTTCGAGGGGGACGTGGACGTCGTAGATGGTGTCGAAGAGGTAGGAATCCTCGTCCACCTGAAGGCCCTGGATGTTCACGAAGCGCTGGCCGACGGGTTTGATGAAGCCGACTCTTGGATACAGGGATTGGAGGGCGGCGTAGAGGCCGAGGCAGGTGGTGGTCTTGCCGTCGTTCATGCGGGTGGCGGCGACGAAGACGCGTTTGACCTCGGTGTTGGTCGGCTCGGTGAGGAGGGGGAAGGCGGGCTGGCGGAAGGGGTTTTGGGTGAAGTCGGGCGGAGTCATCGAGCGAGGAGTGAAGGGCGAAAAGTGAAGAGTGAAAACCGGATGACGACTTAGGTTTTAACGGGACCGGATGCAGATTTCGGAGGCGGAGTTTTTAACCACAGATGGCACAGCTGGGCACGGATGAGGGAGAAGGATTCGGACGAGAACGATGGCGGATAGATGCGAATCGTGGCGTAAAGCCGCTCCTCCAAGGGGAGGAGTCGCGCGAGTGCACGCCTGCTCAGGCGCCGCCGTAGAGGAGTTTGCGGTCGATGGCCTGGCAGCCGACGATGGCGGCGGCGCCGAAGACGTCGTGCGCGCTGGAGCCGCGGCTGATCTCGGCAGCGGGGCGGCTGAGGCCGGTCATGATCTGGCCGAAGGAGTTCGCGCCGGCGAGAATGTGGACGAGTTTGAAGGCGATGTTGCCACTGGCGAGATCGGGAAAGATCAGGACGTTGGCGCGGCCGGCGACGGGGCCGGTGATTTTTTTGTTCGCGGCGGCGGCGAGGTCGAGGGCGGCGTCGACCTGGAGTTCGCCGTCGATGTCGATGTCGAGGCCCGCGGCGGTGGCTTTGGCGCGGGCGAGTTCGGTCGCGGTGCGGATTTTCGCGAGCGACGGGTGTTTGGAGTCGCTGTGCGAGGCCCAGCTGAGGAGGGCGACGCGGGGTTTTTCGTTGGTGAGGTGGCGGGCGATGACGGCGGTCGTCAGGGCGATGTCGGCGAGTTGCTCGGCGGTGGGTTCGGGGATGACGCCGCAGTCGGCGAAGAAGAGGGAGCCGTCGGAGCCGACTTTTTTCTCGTCGAAATCAATGACCATGAGCGAGGCGACGTTTTGGGCGTGCTCGTGTTTGGGGATGATCTGGAAGAGGGGGCGGAGGGCGCTGGAGGCGGTTTGCGTGGCGCCGCCGACGAGGGCGTCGGCCTGGCTGTTGGCGACCATCATCGTGGCGAAGTAGTTGGGGTCGCGGAGGAGTTTGCGGGCTTCGTCGAGGGTGACGCCTTTGGCGCGGCGGAGTTCGACGAGCTGGGTGGCGAAGGTTGCGAAGTCTTCGCTGTGTTCGGGGTCGATGATCCTCATGCCCTGGAGGTTGAGATCGAGGCGGGCGGCGGAGGCTTTGATGGCGGCGCGTTCGCCGAGGAGGATAGGGGCGCCCATGCGGCGGGTGACCCACTGGCGAGCGGCTTGAAGGATGCGCGGATCGTTACCTTCCGGAAACACGATGCGCTTCGGGTGGCGCTGGAGCTTCTCGATGAGTTTCGGGACGATGGGCATGACGCGGCGAAGGTGGGGAGGCGGAAAAGACGCGTCAATGGCGGTTCAGGAGGACCGGACTGTTGGGGAAACGCGGTGGCGGCGAGCGCCGGATCATCCTTCTGAGGAGGGATTCCCTCTCTTTCGTGGAAGTCGGCGTTCCGCCGCGCCTGCGACTCAAGTGGCAGGAAGCGTGAACGAGAACTTCGATCCTCGCGGGGATAAGTTCTCGGCGGTGATGGAGCCATGGTGAGCCTCGATGATTCGTCGACTGATCGCGAGACCGAGGCCGGTGCTTTTTTCTCCACCGGTCGCTTTGGCGGAAAGGGTGCCGAACTCTTTGAACAGCTTGTGGCGTTCGGATTCGGGGATGCCAGGGCCTTCGTCTTCCACGGAAATAATATGAGTCCCGCCTGCTATGGTGTGCGTGACCTTAACGGTGGAACCTTGAGGAGAATATTTGACGGCGTTGCTGATCAGGTTGTCGACGACCTGTCTGATTTTACCTTCGTCGATTCGGAGAGTCGTGGATCCCGATTTCGGCTGATGGAGAATCTGCGTCTTTTTACGGCTGGCGTTAATGCGGGCGGTATAGACGGATCGCACTATAAGGGCGTTTAAATCACCGGGGGCGAAATTGATTTTGAGCACGCCTGCTTCGATGGAGGAGACGTCGAGCAGTTGATTGACAAGTTCGAGCAGGTTACTGCTTTCGCTATTGATGAGTTTGATGCAGTCGAGCAGTTCGCTTCCGACAGGGCCAAAGGCGCCGTCAGACATCAGTTCGGTGAGTCCGCAGATCGAGCCGAGTGGGTTGCGAATGTCGTGGGCGGCCATGCCCAGGACCTGGTTTTTCCGCTGGTTGGCGACGGCGAGCTGTTTGATCAAATTCCGGTTGGAAATGTGGGTGTGGATACGCGCGAGGGCTTCGCTCTCGGAGACGGGTTTCGTCAGATAGTCGACGCCGCTATTGGCGAAGCCGGCTACGATGTCGTCGGTCGAGTCCCGTGAGGTGACGAAAATGACAGGGGGTGCCTCGTCGCCGAGGGTGCGCTTGATTTCGGTGGAAGTTTTGAAGCCGTCGATGCCCGGAAGGGTGACGTCGAGAAGGACCAGATCTGGTTTCTCATTTGCGATCCGCAGTAATGCTTCTTCGCCCGAACCTGCTTGGGAAACCTGATATCCGTGTGACTCCAGTAATCCCGTAACGACGATCGTGTTCACGGAATCGTCATCCACGATCAAGATGTGTCCTTTTGGAGCGGAGGGGAGATCCAGGGAAATGGGATGAGAGATCGGTAAAGGCATGGGCTGCGCCCGGGCTCGGAGTGGAGAGATAACGAGCCGTCTTGAAGGAGGTAATCGTCACGGCACCGGTAAACTTCATTGTAAATTGTCCGCAGACGGCAGGGGGTGGCGTGACTGCCATCCGGATTTTGCATGGAGGAACTGAGGGCTGGGAGTAGAGTGCGGCTAACGAATTTCCGGCATGTGCCGATTGACCGGATGGAACACCCCATGCGCAGCCATTTTTTGCATTCATACCGCCGGTTACCTTCGATCTTTCAAATGGGGGTTATGTGGGGAGGGCTCGCGGTGGTCTATCTGGCGCTGGCCCGGCTTGGGTTGATGGCGGCGAGTGTGCATGGGAACGTTTCCCCTGTGTGGCCGGCGAGCGGGCTGGCGATGGGCGCGCTGATTTGTAGCGGACTGCGTTGGTGGCCGGGGGTGGCGTTGGGGGCGTTCGTGGCGAACGCGTTGACGTCGATTTCCCTGGTTGCCGCGGCGGGTATAGCCTTGGGCAATACGCTGGAGGCGGTCGTGGGAGCCTGGATAGTCCTGAAGATCGGGCGTGGAACCAAGGGCGAGGCTTCGATCGGAATGTCGGCGGCGCTGGGCGTCGGGTCTCTGGTGGGACCGGTGATCAGCGCATCGGCGGGAGTCTTGGTTCTATGGATCTCGGGAGTCGTGCCCGGCTCGCTGTTGACCACTTTGTGGAAAACGTGGTGGGTGGGCGACGTGCTGGGGAGCTTGCTGGTGGCTCCGGCGATTCTCGCGCTCAGGGAAGCCCTGGGCGCACCTGCTGGCCTTGGGGGAATAGATTTACGAAAAGCGGTGGGATTGACCGGGCTCTCACTCGTGATTGGCGGAGCGGTTTTCGGGGTCCACGGTGGCAGCGCGTTTCTGTTTGGGGTGTTCCCGCTTCTTCTCGTCGCGTTGAGCTGGTTTGGATCGCCGGGGGTGAAGGTAGTTGCGCTGGGGATCTCCGCTTTAGGCGTGACGGCGGCGTACTTTGGCACGGGGCCATTTGTGGATGGAACGCTCAACGAAAATCTTATCCATCTTCAGATCTTCCTGAGCTCGGTTGCGTTGACGGCGCTCATCCTGCCGACGTTTGTGCGGCCGGGAAATTTCACACTGCCGTTTCTGGTGATGCTGGCAGGATGGAGTTTGAGCGGGTGGATGTTTTCTTCGCTGGAGGATGCAAGGAGCCGCATCGACGAGGCTCGTTTCGATGCGCAAATCCAGGAAGCGATCGAGAAAATCGACCGGCGGGTGGAGCACTACGAAAGCGCGCTACAGGCGGGCGTAGCGCTTTTCGGCGCATCCAACGAGGTGAGTCGTGCTGAGTGGCGGGCGTTTGCGCAGGCAATAAAATTGCGGGAGAAATTCCCCGGGGCGCTCGGCATCGGGGTGATCTTTATTGTGAAACCGGACGGCGAAGCGGCGTTTTTAAATGCAGTTCACGCGGATGGCGCGCCGGGTTTTGGGTTCAAGAGTGTACCGACAGCCACCCGGCCCGTCGGCGGACCGGAAGAGCCGGTTCGTTATGCGATCACCTATTGTGAGCCCGCGGATACCAATGCGCTGGCGATCGGTCTCGATGTGGCGACGGAAGCGAATCGCAAAATGGCGGCGGAGGTGGCGCGTAATTCGAACTCGGCCCGATTGACACGGCGAATCCAACTGGTGCAGGACCACGAAGTCCGGGCTGGAGCGTTGATCTTTAAACCTTTTTTCCGGAACGGGGCGGTGATCGATACGGTGGAGCAACGGCGGGCGGAATGCCTAGGTTGGGTTTATGCGCCGTTGATCACGGAGACGGTTCTCCAGAACGTTTTGAAAACCGGAGGGAGCGAGGTCGACTTCAGTTTTTTTGATGGTCAGTCGACGCGTCGGGAGGACCTGCTGTTCGACACCCGCGAGGGGAACTATCCGGCGACAGTGCCGAAGATCGAACGCAGCAGTGTCATCGAGCTGGCGGGACAGACTTTCACCCTGGGCTGGCGTCGATCGCCGGCGTTTGTGGCTTCTGATAACTCAGCGCCTTTGTGGGCGGGGACGAGCGCGGCTTTCGTTTCAGTGCTGGTCGCGGCACTGGTGATGAGCCTGCAATCAACGGGGGCGAAGGCCCGTGCAGTTGCCACGCAGCGCGCGAGTGAGCTGGAGATCGCAAACACGCGCTTGAAGGCGGAGGTGAGCGAGCGCGAGCAGGCGGAGAACTCGTTACGCCGGTCGAATCATTTGAAGCGCGCGATTCTTGAGAGCGCGAGCTACTCGATTATTTCAACCGACCCGAAGGGATTGATCGTCACCTTCAATGCCGCGGCTGAGCGGATGCTGGGATATGACGCGGAAGAAATGGTGGGGAAGTGCACGCCTGCGATCATCCATGAGCCGAGTGAAGTGGTGGCGCGGGCGGAAGTCCTCACGCGGGAACTTGGGCGGACGGTTGCGCCGGGGTTCGAGGCGTTTGTGGCGAAGGCCCAGGTGGTGAATCTCGACGAGAATGAATGGACCTACATCCGCAAGGACGGGACGAGGCTGCCGGTGCTGCTTTCAGTCACGGCGCTGCGTGGCGAATCGGGGGAGATCACTGGCTATCTGGGGGTGGGACAGGATCTCACCGCGAAGAGAGCGGCGGATGCGCGGATGAAAGCCCTGCTGGATGAGCTGGCGCAGCAGCGGTTCGCCGTCGATCAACACGCCATTTTCGCGGTCACAGACGTGAAGGGCACGATCGCCTACGCGAACGATTTATTTTGTGCGATCAGCGGGTTCAGCCGGGAGGAGCTGATTGGCCAGAATCACCGGTTGCTCAATTCGGGGGCTCATCCAAAAGAATTTTTCCGGGCGATGTACCAGACGATCGCCCAAGGGAAAGTTTGGCAGGGGGAAATATGCAATCGCGCGAAGGACGGCCATCTTTACTGGGTGGATTCGACGATTGTGCCGTTGCTGGGAGAGGATGGTAAGCCTGTTCAGTACGCGGCGATCCGGACGGATATCACCGAACGGAAGAGAACGGAGGAAGCGATCAATCAGAGCGAGGAGCGCATGCGGTTATTTGCGGAACATGCGCCAGCCTCGGTCGCGATGTTTGATCTGGAGATGAAGTATCTAGTGGTGAGCAAACAGTGGCTGATCGATTACAAGCTGGAAGGTCAGGCGATCCTGGGGCGGTCCCATTACGAGGTCTTTCCCGAGATCGGGGATGATTGGAAAGCCATTCATCGTCGCTGCATGGGCGGCGCGGTGGAGTTAAATGCGGGCGAGCGATTTGACCGCATCGACGGCAGTTCCCAGTGGCTGCGGTGGGAGGTGCGTCCTTGGTATAAATATAATCAAGAAATTGGAGGCATCGTGATGTTCACCCAGGACATCACGGACAGAAAGCAGCTTGAGATCAGCCTGGCCACGGCGCGCGATCAGGCGTTGGAAGCGTCGCGGTTGAAGTCGGAGTTTCTGGCAACGATGAGCCATGAGATTCGCACGCCGATGAATGGAGTGATCGGGATGTCCGAGCTCCTGCGGCGAACCGCGTTGGATCAAAAGCAAAAGGAGATGGCGGACGTGATCATCCACAGCGCCGACAATCTCCTCGTGATCATCAACGACATTCTCGATTTCTCGAAGATCGAGGCGGGGAAGTTCCGCATCGATGCGATGGATTTCGATTTGCGGGATGCGCTTGAGGAGACGGCGGCGCTGCTCGCACCGCAGGCGGATCGAAAGAGGCTGAAATTGATGGTGGATATCGATGCGGCGGTGGCCGGTGGAGTGACTGGAGACCGCAATCGTATCCAGCAGATCGTCACCAATCTGCTGGGTAACGCGCTCAAGTTCACGGAGCGCGGGCAGGTGGTGTTGAAGGCAACGGCGGTCGCATCACCGAGGAACGGATTGCACGTACGCATTTCGATCACGGACACGGGGATTGGCATCCCGGAGTCGGCGCGGGCGCATCTCTTCCAGCCTTTTGTTCAGGCGGATGGATCGACGACGCGGCGTTTCGGTGGAACGGGTCTTGGCCTGGCGATTTGCGGGCAACTGGTGTCCTTGATGGGAGGGACCATTGGGTTCGATAGTGTGGAAGGGGCCGGATCCTGTTTTTGGTTCCAGCTCGATCTCCAACGCGCGAGTGTGCCGGCGAGCGAAGCCGAGGAAACCATTCCTGAGGGCACCCGGGTGCTCGTGGTAGATGATGATGAGAATAACCGGATCATACTGACGCGCCAACTTAGCGAAATGGACGTGGTGGTGGATGCAGTGCCTGACGCGGAGAGTGCGCGGGCGAGTTTGCGTAATGCCGCAGGAGGAGAGCATCCCTATTCTGTCCTGCTACTTGATTGGAACATGCCGGGGGAGGGCGGGTATTTGCTCGCGCAATCGATCCGAAAAGATCCGGAGATTTCCGGTACGCGGATAGTCGTGCTGACCTCGTCAAATCCGGAAGTGGAGCCGGAGACATTGGCTCAGTTGGATTTCAGCGCGGTGTTGAACAAGCCCATTCGCAGCGTGCAGCTGCGGCGGAGTCTGGTGCGCGCGCTTGGCCGTTCCGAGACACAGGCGCCCTTTCCCATCGCTGAAGCGGCCGTGGGAAAGCGGCTGCGATTGTTGGTAGCAGAAGATAATCCGACCAATCAACTTGTCGCCCAAATGATGCTGGAGCAGATGGGGCACACGGTTGAATTTGCGGTAAACGGGCAGGAAACCATCAGGCAGCTCGTGCGTTCGGATTTCGACGCGGTTCTGATGGACTGCCAGATGCCTGTGATGGACGGGTATGAAGCGAGCCGCCGCATCCGAGCGGGCGAGGCGTCTCCTCAGGCGGTGAAGCTTCCGATCATCGCATTGACTGCGTATGCCATGCCCGACGACCGGGCCAAGGCGCTCGCGGCAGGAATGGATGATTATGTCACCAAGCCGATCGATCCGGAAGTGCTCGAGAAAGCGTTTGCACGCTGCGGCCTGTTAAGGGCGGACAGCGAACAAGCCCAGCCGGCGAACCCGGTGTCTGTGCAAAAAGCCGGGCGGGATACGCATGATCATTTCGATCCGGAACGACGCCGCCAGCTGGAGAAAATCAAGACACCGGATGGTATCTCGCTTTGGGAAAAGGCACTGGCGATGTTCATGAAGGACATGCCTGGCCGGGTAGAGGCGTTGAGTGGTTTCGTTGAAGCTCATCAGGCGGAAAAAGTCGCTGTGGGTGCCCACACGATACGCGGCAGCGCGGCGAACTTGGGCGCGACGGGTCTGCAAAACGCGGCGAAAGAACTCGAAAGCGCGGCGCGTGCGGACGAGTGGGACAGAATACGGGAGGGAGTTTCCGGTGTTCTTATCGAGTGGAAATTGTTGGCCGGGGACTAATTTATCTCTGTGCGCGGTTTGTGTCCAAGGGGCACCCAGGCGAGCGCGCCTTACGATCTTGCTAAGGAAAATGGGCGCCGTGAGAACTGCGGGAGTGTCGAAAAATCTGAAGAACATCAGCGTAGTGGCGTCGTTGACTATGGTGTCGCGTGTGCTCGGGCTGATCCGGGATATTTTGAGCGCCAACATTCTTGGCGGCGGAGTTTTCAATTCCGCTTTTGTGACGGCATATAATTTGCCCAATCTGTTTCGGCGATTGCTCGGCGAGGGTGCATTGTCGGCGGCGTTTGTGCCGACCTTGCACGCGGAATTGCGAGAACGGGGCAAGGAAGGGGCATTTGCGTTGCTCAACAATGTGGTGAGCTGGGTCGCGGTGACAACGAGCGTGCTGGTCGTGGTGACGATGTCGGTATGCAGTCAATCGCGGCACATCACGGGGCAGGATCCCAAGTGGTATCTGATGGCTGATCTGACGGTGATTTTGTTTCCGTACATGGCGTTTGTGTGCGTGGCGGCGGCGTTGAACGCGGCGCTTAACGTGATGGATCGCTTCACGGAGCCGGCGCTTTCACCAATCTGGTTGAATCTTGCGATGATCGCTTCACTGGGGGGCGCGGCATGGCGGTGGAGCGAATCCGATCTGGGGCAGGTTTACTGGCTGTGCGGCGGTGTGCTGGTGGGCGGGCTGCTACAGATGATTTCACCGACGATCGTCTTGATGCGGGAAGGCTGGCGGCCGCGTTTCGATCTGAGCATCTCGTCCGGCGTGCGCGAGATCACGAGGCTGATGGCACCGGAGCTGTTTGGCGTAGCGATTTATCAGATCAATATCTTCGTCTCGCGGCAGCTCTCGTTTTCCATCGATGAATCTTCGGCGTCGGTTTTTTTCTATGCGAATCGCCTGATGGAACTGCCGATCGGTGTCTTCGCGATCGCGGTTTCGACGGTCGTGTACCCGTTGATTTCGCGGCATGCCGTTGAGGGGAAATTCGCAGAGATGGCGGATGATTTTCGCAAAGGATTGCGGTTGATTTTGCTCATAAACATTCCGGCCGCGGTGGGGCTGGCGTTGCTGGCGGAGCCGATCATCCGGCTGTTGTTCGAGCATGGGAGATTCACAGCCGAGAACACGCGGGCGATGGTGCCGCTGCTGCAATTGTTCATGGTGGCGATGCCGTTTTTCTCGGTGGTGAGCATGTCCACGCGAGGATTCTACGCGCTGCGGGAAACCAAGACGCCGGTGCGGATCGCAGCGGTGAGTTTTGTAGTAAACATCATTCTGAGCCTCACGCTGAAGGATCGTCTCGGGACGAGCGGACTGGTGCTGGCGAGCACCGTGGCGATTGTTTTGCAGACGGTTTTGCTGCAACGGGCGCTGACG from Nibricoccus aquaticus includes:
- a CDS encoding phosphate acyltransferase; amino-acid sequence: MPIVPKLIEKLQRHPKRIVFPEGNDPRILQAARQWVTRRMGAPILLGERAAIKASAARLDLNLQGMRIIDPEHSEDFATFATQLVELRRAKGVTLDEARKLLRDPNYFATMMVANSQADALVGGATQTASSALRPLFQIIPKHEHAQNVASLMVIDFDEKKVGSDGSLFFADCGVIPEPTAEQLADIALTTAVIARHLTNEKPRVALLSWASHSDSKHPSLAKIRTATELARAKATAAGLDIDIDGELQVDAALDLAAAANKKITGPVAGRANVLIFPDLASGNIAFKLVHILAGANSFGQIMTGLSRPAAEISRGSSAHDVFGAAAIVGCQAIDRKLLYGGA
- a CDS encoding hybrid sensor histidine kinase/response regulator, whose product is MPLPISHPISLDLPSAPKGHILIVDDDSVNTIVVTGLLESHGYQVSQAGSGEEALLRIANEKPDLVLLDVTLPGIDGFKTSTEIKRTLGDEAPPVIFVTSRDSTDDIVAGFANSGVDYLTKPVSESEALARIHTHISNRNLIKQLAVANQRKNQVLGMAAHDIRNPLGSICGLTELMSDGAFGPVGSELLDCIKLINSESSNLLELVNQLLDVSSIEAGVLKINFAPGDLNALIVRSVYTARINASRKKTQILHQPKSGSTTLRIDEGKIRQVVDNLISNAVKYSPQGSTVKVTHTIAGGTHIISVEDEGPGIPESERHKLFKEFGTLSAKATGGEKSTGLGLAISRRIIEAHHGSITAENLSPRGSKFSFTLPAT
- a CDS encoding PAS domain S-box protein, with product MRSHFLHSYRRLPSIFQMGVMWGGLAVVYLALARLGLMAASVHGNVSPVWPASGLAMGALICSGLRWWPGVALGAFVANALTSISLVAAAGIALGNTLEAVVGAWIVLKIGRGTKGEASIGMSAALGVGSLVGPVISASAGVLVLWISGVVPGSLLTTLWKTWWVGDVLGSLLVAPAILALREALGAPAGLGGIDLRKAVGLTGLSLVIGGAVFGVHGGSAFLFGVFPLLLVALSWFGSPGVKVVALGISALGVTAAYFGTGPFVDGTLNENLIHLQIFLSSVALTALILPTFVRPGNFTLPFLVMLAGWSLSGWMFSSLEDARSRIDEARFDAQIQEAIEKIDRRVEHYESALQAGVALFGASNEVSRAEWRAFAQAIKLREKFPGALGIGVIFIVKPDGEAAFLNAVHADGAPGFGFKSVPTATRPVGGPEEPVRYAITYCEPADTNALAIGLDVATEANRKMAAEVARNSNSARLTRRIQLVQDHEVRAGALIFKPFFRNGAVIDTVEQRRAECLGWVYAPLITETVLQNVLKTGGSEVDFSFFDGQSTRREDLLFDTREGNYPATVPKIERSSVIELAGQTFTLGWRRSPAFVASDNSAPLWAGTSAAFVSVLVAALVMSLQSTGAKARAVATQRASELEIANTRLKAEVSEREQAENSLRRSNHLKRAILESASYSIISTDPKGLIVTFNAAAERMLGYDAEEMVGKCTPAIIHEPSEVVARAEVLTRELGRTVAPGFEAFVAKAQVVNLDENEWTYIRKDGTRLPVLLSVTALRGESGEITGYLGVGQDLTAKRAADARMKALLDELAQQRFAVDQHAIFAVTDVKGTIAYANDLFCAISGFSREELIGQNHRLLNSGAHPKEFFRAMYQTIAQGKVWQGEICNRAKDGHLYWVDSTIVPLLGEDGKPVQYAAIRTDITERKRTEEAINQSEERMRLFAEHAPASVAMFDLEMKYLVVSKQWLIDYKLEGQAILGRSHYEVFPEIGDDWKAIHRRCMGGAVELNAGERFDRIDGSSQWLRWEVRPWYKYNQEIGGIVMFTQDITDRKQLEISLATARDQALEASRLKSEFLATMSHEIRTPMNGVIGMSELLRRTALDQKQKEMADVIIHSADNLLVIINDILDFSKIEAGKFRIDAMDFDLRDALEETAALLAPQADRKRLKLMVDIDAAVAGGVTGDRNRIQQIVTNLLGNALKFTERGQVVLKATAVASPRNGLHVRISITDTGIGIPESARAHLFQPFVQADGSTTRRFGGTGLGLAICGQLVSLMGGTIGFDSVEGAGSCFWFQLDLQRASVPASEAEETIPEGTRVLVVDDDENNRIILTRQLSEMDVVVDAVPDAESARASLRNAAGGEHPYSVLLLDWNMPGEGGYLLAQSIRKDPEISGTRIVVLTSSNPEVEPETLAQLDFSAVLNKPIRSVQLRRSLVRALGRSETQAPFPIAEAAVGKRLRLLVAEDNPTNQLVAQMMLEQMGHTVEFAVNGQETIRQLVRSDFDAVLMDCQMPVMDGYEASRRIRAGEASPQAVKLPIIALTAYAMPDDRAKALAAGMDDYVTKPIDPEVLEKAFARCGLLRADSEQAQPANPVSVQKAGRDTHDHFDPERRRQLEKIKTPDGISLWEKALAMFMKDMPGRVEALSGFVEAHQAEKVAVGAHTIRGSAANLGATGLQNAAKELESAARADEWDRIREGVSGVLIEWKLLAGD
- the murJ gene encoding murein biosynthesis integral membrane protein MurJ — its product is MSKNLKNISVVASLTMVSRVLGLIRDILSANILGGGVFNSAFVTAYNLPNLFRRLLGEGALSAAFVPTLHAELRERGKEGAFALLNNVVSWVAVTTSVLVVVTMSVCSQSRHITGQDPKWYLMADLTVILFPYMAFVCVAAALNAALNVMDRFTEPALSPIWLNLAMIASLGGAAWRWSESDLGQVYWLCGGVLVGGLLQMISPTIVLMREGWRPRFDLSISSGVREITRLMAPELFGVAIYQINIFVSRQLSFSIDESSASVFFYANRLMELPIGVFAIAVSTVVYPLISRHAVEGKFAEMADDFRKGLRLILLINIPAAVGLALLAEPIIRLLFEHGRFTAENTRAMVPLLQLFMVAMPFFSVVSMSTRGFYALRETKTPVRIAAVSFVVNIILSLTLKDRLGTSGLVLASTVAIVLQTVLLQRALTLRLPGMNFAPLWKTVGKIVLAALGLFIVVGGCWWLLRREMPGSPVADLIAVCGLIPVGAGIYMVLVMMLRIEGREEIADLVLRKIRKKA